The following are encoded together in the Numida meleagris isolate 19003 breed g44 Domestic line chromosome 19, NumMel1.0, whole genome shotgun sequence genome:
- the PXMP4 gene encoding peroxisomal membrane protein 4, which produces MAGRAAPPGALLRAINALLLQRRYRAALAVLKGFRNGAVYGAKIRAPHALVMTFLFRSGSLREKLKSIAQATYTHSRNLAYFVFTYKGLMALQSRLQGKKIPFHSFFAACIGGWLVFGENNPINSQIIMYLLSRILFGLSRLAVEKGYVPQPKQDPFPLVAALVWGTVLWLFEYHRQTLQPSLQASMTYLYDDSNVWHDISDFLIYNKKPESK; this is translated from the exons ATGGCGGGCCGTGCTGCTCCGCCGGGTGCGCTGCTCCGCGCCATCAACGCGCTCCTCCTGCAGCGCCGCTACCGCGCCGCGCTCGCCGTCCTCAAGGGCTTCCGCAACGGGGCCGT GTATGGAGCAAAAATTCGTGCTCCGCATGCCCTGGTGATGACTTTCCTGTTCAGGAGTGGAAG tTTAAGAGAGAAATTGAAATCGATTGCTCAGGCCACGTACACTCATTCCCGGAACTTGGCGTATTTTGTGTTCACCTACAAGGGGCTGATGGCGTTGCAGTCCCgactacaggggaaaaaaattccatttcattctttctttgcagCCTGCATTGGGGGTTGGCTAGTGTTCGGTGAGAACAATCCCATCAACAGCCAG ATCATTATGTACCTGCTGTCTCGAATCCTGTTTGGCTTGTCTCGGCTGGCAGTGGAGAAGGGCTACGTCCCCCAGCCCAAGCAGGATCCCTTTCCACTTGTCGCTGCCCTGGTGTGGGGAACGGTTCTCTGGCTCTTTGAATACCACCGGCAGactctgcagccttctctgcaGGCCTCCATGACCTACCTGTATGACGACAGCAATGTATGGCACGACATTTCTGACTTCCTCATATACAACAAAAAGCCTGAGAGCAAATAG